A region of Vitis riparia cultivar Riparia Gloire de Montpellier isolate 1030 chromosome 12, EGFV_Vit.rip_1.0, whole genome shotgun sequence DNA encodes the following proteins:
- the LOC117925805 gene encoding homeobox protein knotted-1-like LET6 isoform X1: protein MTQFKTSKVFLPLPFWNNNNSSNNPNQQSSQKVSALMPQGSCNHNNSGCYFMEGSNSNTTNNHDCTSCSMKAKIMAHPHYPRLLAAYVNCQKVGAPPEVVARLEEACASEEAMGRSATSCVGEDPALDQFMEAYCEMLTKYEQELTKPFKEAMLFLSRIECQFKALTVAPSDSVCGSYAGRVGSSEEEVDGNDNCIDPQAEDRELKGQLLRKYSGYLGSLKQEFLKKKKKGKLPKEARQQLLDWWSRHYKWPYPSESQKLALAESTGLDQKQINNWFINQRKRHWKPSEDMQFVVMDATHPHYYMDSVMGNPFPMDCTPTLL from the exons ATGACACAGTTCA AAACCAGTAAGGTGTTTCTTCCTCTACCCTTCTGGAACAACAACAACAGCAGCAACAATCCTAATCAGCAGAGCAGCCAAAAGGTCTCTGCCCTAATGCCCCAAGGCAGCTGCAACCACAACAACTCAGGTTGTTATTTCATGGAAGGCAGCAACAGCAACACCACCAATAATCATGACTGCACCAGCTGTTCTATGAAAGCTAAGATCATGGCTCATCCCCACTACCCTCGCCTCTTGGCTGCCTATGTTAATTGCCAAAAG GTGGGGGCACCGCCGGAAGTGGTAGCCAGGTTAGAAGAGGCTTGTGCTTCTGAGGAAGCCATGGGTAGGTCTGCAACAAGCTGCGTAGGAGAAGACCCTGCACTGGATCAGTTCATGGAGGCATATTGTGAGATGCTCACCAAGTACGAGCAGGAGCTCACAAAACCCTTCAAAGAAGCCATGCTTTTCCTATCAAGGATCGAGTGCCAGTTCAAAGCCCTAACTGTTGCCCCTTCAGATTCTG TTTGTGGTAGTTATGCGGGTCGGGTTGGATCATCTGAGGAGGAGGTTGATGGGAATGACAATTGCATCGACCCTCAAGCCGAAGACAGGGAGCTGAAGGGCCAGCTTCTGCGCAAGTACAGTGGATATCTGGGTAGCCTGAAGCAGGAGTtcctgaagaagaaaaagaaagggaaactACCCAAGGAAGCCAGGCAGCAGTTGCTTGACTGGTGGAGCAGACACTACAAGTGGCCTTACCCATCG GAGTCCCAAAAACTGGCACTTGCAGAATCGACTGGTCTAGATCAGAAACAGATAAACAACTGGTTCATCAATCAGAGGAAACGCCACTGGAAACCTTCCGAGGATATGCAGTTTGTGGTGATGGACGCAACCCATCCCCACTACTACATGGACAGCGTTATGGGCAATCCGTTCCCCATGGACTGCACGCCTACGCTTCTATGA
- the LOC117925805 gene encoding homeobox protein knotted-1-like LET6 isoform X2, producing the protein MPQGSCNHNNSGCYFMEGSNSNTTNNHDCTSCSMKAKIMAHPHYPRLLAAYVNCQKVGAPPEVVARLEEACASEEAMGRSATSCVGEDPALDQFMEAYCEMLTKYEQELTKPFKEAMLFLSRIECQFKALTVAPSDSVCGSYAGRVGSSEEEVDGNDNCIDPQAEDRELKGQLLRKYSGYLGSLKQEFLKKKKKGKLPKEARQQLLDWWSRHYKWPYPSESQKLALAESTGLDQKQINNWFINQRKRHWKPSEDMQFVVMDATHPHYYMDSVMGNPFPMDCTPTLL; encoded by the exons ATGCCCCAAGGCAGCTGCAACCACAACAACTCAGGTTGTTATTTCATGGAAGGCAGCAACAGCAACACCACCAATAATCATGACTGCACCAGCTGTTCTATGAAAGCTAAGATCATGGCTCATCCCCACTACCCTCGCCTCTTGGCTGCCTATGTTAATTGCCAAAAG GTGGGGGCACCGCCGGAAGTGGTAGCCAGGTTAGAAGAGGCTTGTGCTTCTGAGGAAGCCATGGGTAGGTCTGCAACAAGCTGCGTAGGAGAAGACCCTGCACTGGATCAGTTCATGGAGGCATATTGTGAGATGCTCACCAAGTACGAGCAGGAGCTCACAAAACCCTTCAAAGAAGCCATGCTTTTCCTATCAAGGATCGAGTGCCAGTTCAAAGCCCTAACTGTTGCCCCTTCAGATTCTG TTTGTGGTAGTTATGCGGGTCGGGTTGGATCATCTGAGGAGGAGGTTGATGGGAATGACAATTGCATCGACCCTCAAGCCGAAGACAGGGAGCTGAAGGGCCAGCTTCTGCGCAAGTACAGTGGATATCTGGGTAGCCTGAAGCAGGAGTtcctgaagaagaaaaagaaagggaaactACCCAAGGAAGCCAGGCAGCAGTTGCTTGACTGGTGGAGCAGACACTACAAGTGGCCTTACCCATCG GAGTCCCAAAAACTGGCACTTGCAGAATCGACTGGTCTAGATCAGAAACAGATAAACAACTGGTTCATCAATCAGAGGAAACGCCACTGGAAACCTTCCGAGGATATGCAGTTTGTGGTGATGGACGCAACCCATCCCCACTACTACATGGACAGCGTTATGGGCAATCCGTTCCCCATGGACTGCACGCCTACGCTTCTATGA